From Bdellovibrionota bacterium, one genomic window encodes:
- a CDS encoding prepilin-type N-terminal cleavage/methylation domain-containing protein, translated as MRTINRKGRRKKNATGFTLIEIMIVLILAGVTVSAIYTFLGKQRKQSVSQRLRADVESMSQISFFIIGRDIRRAGSDPRGILRGGTKWGIPLAEATPTRLRIQADLNANGVIDPSPPTDEDIIYEFVDDSIKPDGVPDQIKRQAGDQLVIENVRAFQLKYQYGTTGLWVDQPPGGDLPFIKTVSMRLVAGTGRTNPNTGVEDTKEIKMNIRLRNYQ; from the coding sequence TTGAGAACCATTAATCGAAAGGGGCGCCGAAAAAAAAACGCGACGGGATTTACGCTCATCGAGATCATGATCGTGTTGATTCTCGCGGGTGTTACGGTAAGCGCGATCTACACTTTCCTGGGGAAGCAACGAAAACAATCCGTGTCGCAACGTTTGCGAGCGGACGTCGAGTCGATGTCGCAGATCTCGTTTTTCATCATCGGGCGGGATATCCGCCGGGCCGGCTCGGACCCTCGCGGTATCTTGCGCGGAGGCACCAAGTGGGGCATTCCACTTGCGGAGGCGACGCCGACGCGGCTTCGGATCCAAGCCGACCTGAACGCGAACGGCGTGATCGATCCGTCCCCGCCTACGGACGAGGATATCATCTACGAGTTCGTCGATGATTCCATTAAACCGGACGGCGTGCCGGACCAGATCAAACGGCAGGCGGGGGATCAGCTCGTGATCGAAAACGTCAGGGCCTTTCAGCTCAAGTACCAGTACGGGACCACGGGGCTTTGGGTGGATCAGCCGCCCGGAGGCGATCTTCCCTTCATCAAGACGGTGTCGATGCGTTTGGTGGCGGGAACCGGGAGAACGAACCCGAACACGGGCGTCGAGGATACGAAAGAAATCAAGATGAACATTCGGCTTCGGAATTATCAATAA
- a CDS encoding GspH/FimT family protein encodes MLECEGRVQMDRITKISLGMSLIEIIIVMVIVAALASVFIITMLGSKSGDSVDRATQAIHDDIVLIRSRAISTNRVHRISFSSSSDWTVGANITGTANWEQVGDVNRMPVDTYLDNATWTTALGTGAKWLESTPRGLFQFSSGAIPAPYVIVTGLGATRTKTITVDVGGAISIENH; translated from the coding sequence GTGTTGGAATGCGAGGGCAGGGTGCAGATGGACCGAATTACGAAAATATCGCTGGGGATGTCCCTGATCGAGATCATCATCGTCATGGTGATCGTTGCGGCCCTAGCCTCGGTATTCATCATCACCATGCTCGGTTCCAAGTCGGGAGACAGCGTCGATCGCGCGACGCAGGCGATTCATGATGACATCGTCCTGATTCGCAGCCGCGCGATATCGACCAATCGCGTTCATCGAATTTCGTTCTCCTCGAGTTCCGACTGGACCGTGGGGGCGAATATCACCGGAACGGCAAACTGGGAACAGGTCGGGGACGTCAATCGCATGCCTGTGGATACGTACCTCGACAATGCCACGTGGACGACGGCGCTGGGAACGGGAGCAAAATGGCTCGAATCCACACCGCGAGGCCTTTTTCAGTTTTCTTCAGGGGCGATCCCCGCTCCCTATGTGATCGTGACAGGGCTGGGGGCCACACGCACGAAAACGATCACCGTCGACGTCGGAGGAGCGATTTCAATTGAGAACCATTAA